One window of Hylemonella gracilis genomic DNA carries:
- a CDS encoding YebC/PmpR family DNA-binding transcriptional regulator, with the protein MAGHSKWANIQHRKGRQDEKRGKIWTRIIREITVAARTGGGDPTANPRLRLAIDKAKAANMPADRVKYNIDKATGNQEGVNYEEIRYEGYGIGGAAIIVDTMTDNRVRTVAEVRHAFSKHGGNMGTEGSVAFQFKHCGQLIFAPGTSEDKVMEVALEAGADDVVADEDGAIEVLTAPGDFETVKNALEAAGLKPEVAGVTMRAENTIELSGEDAEKMQKLLDIIEDLDDVQDVYHNASL; encoded by the coding sequence ATGGCTGGACACAGCAAATGGGCCAACATCCAACACCGCAAAGGTCGCCAAGACGAAAAGCGCGGCAAGATCTGGACCCGCATCATCCGTGAAATCACCGTGGCCGCCCGCACCGGCGGCGGTGACCCGACCGCCAACCCCCGCCTGCGTCTGGCCATTGACAAGGCCAAGGCTGCCAACATGCCGGCCGATCGCGTCAAGTACAACATTGACAAGGCCACGGGCAACCAGGAAGGCGTGAATTACGAGGAAATTCGCTACGAAGGCTACGGCATCGGCGGCGCGGCCATCATCGTGGACACCATGACGGACAACCGCGTGCGCACCGTGGCCGAGGTGCGCCACGCCTTCAGCAAGCACGGGGGCAACATGGGCACGGAAGGTTCCGTGGCCTTCCAGTTCAAGCATTGCGGCCAGCTCATCTTCGCGCCGGGCACCAGCGAGGACAAGGTGATGGAAGTCGCCCTGGAGGCCGGCGCTGACGACGTGGTCGCCGACGAGGACGGTGCCATCGAGGTGCTGACCGCGCCGGGTGACTTTGAGACCGTGAAGAACGCCCTGGAGGCCGCGGGCCTGAAACCCGAGGTCGCGGGCGTGACCATGCGTGCCGAGAACACCATCGAGCTGTCGGGCGAGGACGCGGAGAAGATGCAGAAGCTGCTGGACATCATCGAAGATCTGGACGATGTGCAGGACGTGTACCACAACGCGTCCTTGTGA
- the purD gene encoding phosphoribosylamine--glycine ligase: MKVLVIGGGGREHALAWKLAASPKVQMVYVAPGNGGTARDKRLVNLPQLSATDAKALREWAQQEKIGLTVVGPEAPLAAGVVDEFRAHGLRIFGPTQAAAQLESSKAFSKAFMKRHGIPTAEYDTFSDPVAAHAYIDRMGAPIVVKADGLAAGKGVVVATTLAEAHEAVDFMLLDNKLGVTHNEGGARVVIEQFLQGEEASFIVLCDGKNVLALATSQDHKRLLDGDQGPNTGGMGAYSPAPVVTPAVHARAMREIILPTIKGMEKDGIPYTGFLYAGLMIDAEGRPKTLEFNCRMGDPETQPIMMRLKSDLLDVLLAATEGKLDQIELEWDRRIALGVVLAAHGYPLDPRKGDVITGLPVDGEEGVVFHAGTTLEGEGKQAQVRVSGGRVLCATALGGTTRQAQMRAYELLESIRFDGMQYRKDIGHHAIRKG; this comes from the coding sequence GTGAAAGTTCTAGTGATCGGCGGCGGCGGCCGCGAACATGCGCTGGCCTGGAAGCTGGCCGCTTCGCCCAAGGTGCAGATGGTCTACGTGGCGCCGGGCAACGGCGGCACGGCGCGAGACAAGCGCCTGGTGAATCTGCCCCAACTGAGCGCGACCGACGCCAAGGCCTTGCGCGAGTGGGCGCAGCAGGAAAAAATTGGTCTCACGGTTGTCGGTCCCGAAGCGCCGCTCGCGGCCGGTGTGGTGGACGAGTTTCGCGCCCATGGCCTGCGCATCTTCGGCCCCACCCAGGCTGCCGCGCAATTGGAAAGCTCCAAGGCCTTCTCCAAGGCCTTCATGAAACGGCACGGCATTCCCACGGCCGAGTACGACACCTTCAGCGATCCGGTCGCCGCGCACGCCTACATCGACAGGATGGGCGCGCCCATCGTGGTCAAGGCCGACGGTCTGGCGGCAGGCAAGGGTGTCGTCGTGGCGACAACCCTGGCCGAGGCGCACGAAGCGGTGGACTTCATGCTGCTGGACAACAAGCTCGGCGTGACGCACAACGAAGGCGGCGCGCGCGTGGTCATCGAGCAGTTCCTCCAGGGCGAGGAGGCCAGCTTCATCGTGCTCTGCGATGGCAAGAATGTGTTGGCGCTGGCCACCAGCCAGGACCACAAGCGCCTGCTGGATGGCGATCAGGGACCGAACACCGGCGGCATGGGCGCTTATTCGCCCGCGCCCGTGGTCACGCCCGCGGTGCATGCCCGGGCCATGCGCGAAATCATCCTGCCCACCATCAAAGGCATGGAGAAGGACGGCATACCCTACACAGGCTTTCTCTACGCCGGCCTGATGATCGACGCTGAAGGCCGCCCGAAGACGCTGGAATTCAACTGCCGCATGGGCGACCCGGAGACCCAGCCCATCATGATGCGGCTCAAGAGCGACCTGCTCGACGTGTTGTTGGCCGCGACCGAAGGCAAGCTCGACCAAATCGAGCTGGAATGGGACCGTCGCATCGCGCTGGGCGTGGTCCTGGCCGCGCACGGTTACCCCTTGGACCCGCGCAAGGGCGATGTGATCACGGGTCTGCCCGTGGACGGTGAGGAGGGCGTGGTGTTCCATGCGGGCACCACGCTGGAAGGCGAAGGCAAGCAAGCGCAGGTGCGCGTGTCGGGTGGGCGCGTGCTGTGCGCCACGGCCCTGGGCGGGACGACCCGACAAGCCCAGATGCGCGCTTACGAATTGCTGGAGAGCATCCGCTTCGATGGCATGCAGTACCGCAAGGACATAGGCCATCACGCCATCCGCAAAGGTTGA